The Methanococcoides methylutens genome segment GGTAGTAGATGTTATCAAAGCACCTATAATTGCAGCAATTGATTCCAAAAAGGCGATCAAGGGCGCAACTATCCGATATCAGACCCCAAATTGCGATGGCGAACTTGATTCTGAGACATATGACCTCTGCCATCCAAAAGGCCTCCGTAATGGGGACAAATGCAGCATAAACAAAGTGATGGAGAATGTGGATATCGAATCAGAACAATCAGGTTCACTTAAAAAAGTAGAACTACTGCTCTGAAACGGTTCGAATGTCTTTTATATGAATACTGGAAACATGTCCTAAATAAACCTAGAAATGCAATAAAACGAGGTATCAAGATGCCAGAATCTCATGAAAAGATCGAACATGAATTTTATACAACAGACCGCTGGAACAACTGGCTTAAACAGGTAAAGGAAAGCGGGTTCGAATTTAAGGAAGAAGAAAGCTCTGAAAAGGAAGGGGCTGTTTTTGTGAACATGACAGATGATGTCATTCTCGCATGCCTCAAGGTAATTGCAAAGAATGAAAGCAATGCACTTCCTGCAGAAGATGCCATGGCAATACTTGATGATATCAAGAACATCGCACTCACAGAGGTTGAACCAATATCCGAAGATATTGACCTAATGATCGAATCCCTTCAGACATCGCTCATGGGAAGTTTTGCTGGATTTGAATGTTACATTAGCAAAGACTTCGACAAGGAAACAGATATCGGTGAACTTATCAACGCAGCAGTGGAATCAGAAGAAACAGAAGATATTGATTCTGCAATTTACTGCGTAGCCCAGGTAGGAGCACTTGTGCTTGACGGCAAAAAACTTCCCGAATCTTCAATGGAAGAACTCCCATACGGACTTGTTGCAGAATGGCTCGATGGCATTGATTCTATCGAAGCCGCCATGATAGGGTCTGACAGCTATAAAGAAGATGATGGCGAATACGACGACGCCTGATTTTTTTAATCTTTTATTTTTCATGTTTTTTAAGTGATCATTCTGTTGGTTGTTTCTTTTATCGTTGGTTCTTTTTTCGTTGTTTACTTATTATTGCATAGTTATTTTTCGTTCAGTTTAACAGTTGGACAATAATCTATAAGTCGATCGATCATTACTAAGCCAGTCACCCAGATGAACAACGGATGGAATCCGAATTGTTTTTATGTAATTAAATTATCTATGGAGTAACACAAATGGTGTACAAACGTATGAACACCGTTAACATCAAAATTAAAATATCAGAGGTAATAAAAATGAGCGAAAAGATCGGAATCTTGGCTATTGGACACGGAAGCAGACTGCCTTACAACAAGGAAGTTGTTACAGAGATCGCAGATACCATTGCAAAAAAGCACCCAGAATATATTATCAAAACGGGCTTCATGGAGAACTGCGGCCCATCCGTAGAAGAAGGACTCGCATCCTTTGAAGGCACAGGCGTTACAAAGATCGCAGCAGTTCCAGTATTCCTTGCATCCGGTGTACACATCACAGAAGATATCCCTGAGATCCTCAAGCTTGACCCTGAGACAAGCGAGGGTAAATTTACAGTAGATGGAAAGGAAGTTCCTGTCGTCTATGGTAAACCACTGGGTCACCACGAGCTCCTTGCAGAACTTGTGTTCGAAAGAGCAGCAGAAGTACTGTAAATAATAAACTCACAGAATATGACTGCAGGTCAGAGGGATGCTGTCGTGCTCGACCTGACGCACGCCGGCATACCAATTGCAAAAGAGATGGTGCGACTTGGATACAATGTTCGTGCCATTGATGTCTATGACACACTGGACAGATCCACAATTTCTGACCTGCAGCAGATATTCCCTGTTCTTTCTTCAAATGAAACTTTTGAACTTAAACCTGCAGAAATAGTAGTTGCACCTGTGCACCTAAATCCCGAATACCATGTACTGAAAAGTGCAAAGGAAAAAGGGAACAATGTCATCTCCCATCATACGATGGTAGGAAAGCTTGTTCTGGAAAGTGGCAGGCTTTCGGGTTCAAAGGTCATCGAGCTTACCGGTACAAAAGCCAAGACCAGTACAGCTTCGATCCTTGCAGACATCCTTTCACGAAGTATGGATGTTGTGCTCCACACATCAAGGGGACTGGAACACTGGAACGACGGTGTTGCAACCATCATTCACAAAGGCTTAAGCATAGCTCCAGGGAGCATTCTTTCTGCCATCGGGAAAATAGAAGAGACGAAGATTAAACCGGAAGTGTTCATCTTTGAGACATCCATAGGCGGCACAGGATGTGCTGATATTGGTGTTATAACATCCCTTGAACAGGATTATGGAATCGCAAATAATACTGCCCTTGCAAGCGATGCTAAACTGCAAATGCTGGACAACGCAAAGGATGGAAGCCTTGCGGTCATCAACCTCAGTGCTGAAAAAGCACTCCAAAGAACTGCAGATAAGGACCTTAAAGTGATCACATTTAGTGATGAAAAACGACCCAGTGATGCTAACAAGACAAATGCAGATGTGAATCTTGAGATTAAGGGCAATCGTGTCGTCATTTCCACAACGGATCGAACAATCGAAGCGATCATGGAGGACGGATTCGACATTTCTGCATATATAACTGCACTATGCTCTGCTGCTGCTATATCACTTTCAATGGGAATTGAGAAAAACGATATCATTGATACATTCCGGAATTTCAGAGGCCTTACAGGAAGAATGGTAAAAGGAGAACTTGAAGGCAGGATATTGATAGACAATTCCAATTCAGGCATGGATATCCGATCTGTAAAAAGAGCTCTTGATTATGCTTCCGCCATTCCCTCAGATACCAACAATAGAAACATTGTCATGGTTCTGGGAGAAGAAGCTGAACAGGTATGTGAAGGTCTTCCACCTGAAGATGTATCTGACTTCTTACTGAAAAACGGAAAATCTCTGGACAGAGCTATATTAGTAGGAACCCGGATGCTTGATATAAAGTATAATGACGCATATTATGCAGGATCATTTGAGGAAGGACTATCCACAGCTTTGCAATATACCAGTTTTGGCGATATAATTATATTATGTGTTAAATGTTTCAGATAAAACGAATCAATGAAAAATGAGGACCTGTCATGGACAACAAGAATATTTCGATCATACACCCACGACCAAGCTCCATCGTGGCCGCATTGTATACTTTGAGGGACCTGAACGTTGATGTTGCAATACTTCACGGCCCACCAGGATGCTCTTTCAAACATGCAAGACTGCTGGAAGAGGACGGTATACATGTTGTAACAACGGCCCTTGATGAAAGCGGTTTCGTTTTCGGAGGACACGATGCACTTGTCAACATACTCCACAAGGTAAATGACATGTTCCACCCCAAGCTCATCGGAGTTGTGGGAACCTGTGCAAGCATGATCATAGGCGAGGAAATGCGTGAACCTGTGATGGAAGCAAATCTTGATGTACCGGTCATTGAAGTGGAAGTTCATGCAGGATACAGGAACAACACCAAAGGAGTGCTCTTCGCACTGGAATCCGCCCTTGATGCAGGAATCATCGACAGGGAAGAATTCAGCAGACAGCAACACCTTCTGGAAGAAGCAACCAATGTAGAACTGCGCCACGGTGCTGCAAGTAAGGAATACCTTGCACCATCCCGCGGAGATGTGAAGTACAAAGTTGCACAGAGGATCATCGAGCTTCTCAAAGAAGGAAAGCGCGGGATCACTATCATGAACGCCAAGAAAGAGACAGGATACATGTTCGCAGATATTACACTAGCTGTGAACGAGGTCGCTGAACAACTTGGTAAAGCTGACAATATCATCAATATGTCCAACACAGACGTTGGTCTTGGACTTCCAAGGGTACGCCACCATGCAGAATGTATCATGAAGGACTTTGAGGAAAAAGGTCTGAAGGTCCATGAGATCGTGGGCGGACTGGATGAGTATCCAGTAGCAGGGGCTACCATCGACAAACTAATAGAAGAGAAGTACAGCGACTATGACTTTGCTGTCATCAGCGGAGTTCCACACGCCATACCAATGGACCACCTCTCCGGCATGGAGATAATCTCTGTCACTAACGGACCAAGGCAGGTACTTCCTCTCAAGGAGCTTGGACATGAACATGTGCTCGTGGAGATCGACCTGCATCCAAAGACACTTGGTGTCA includes the following:
- the cfbE gene encoding coenzyme F430 synthase; amino-acid sequence: MTAGQRDAVVLDLTHAGIPIAKEMVRLGYNVRAIDVYDTLDRSTISDLQQIFPVLSSNETFELKPAEIVVAPVHLNPEYHVLKSAKEKGNNVISHHTMVGKLVLESGRLSGSKVIELTGTKAKTSTASILADILSRSMDVVLHTSRGLEHWNDGVATIIHKGLSIAPGSILSAIGKIEETKIKPEVFIFETSIGGTGCADIGVITSLEQDYGIANNTALASDAKLQMLDNAKDGSLAVINLSAEKALQRTADKDLKVITFSDEKRPSDANKTNADVNLEIKGNRVVISTTDRTIEAIMEDGFDISAYITALCSAAAISLSMGIEKNDIIDTFRNFRGLTGRMVKGELEGRILIDNSNSGMDIRSVKRALDYASAIPSDTNNRNIVMVLGEEAEQVCEGLPPEDVSDFLLKNGKSLDRAILVGTRMLDIKYNDAYYAGSFEEGLSTALQYTSFGDIIILCVKCFR
- the cfbD gene encoding Ni-sirohydrochlorin a,c-diamide reductive cyclase catalytic subunit gives rise to the protein MDNKNISIIHPRPSSIVAALYTLRDLNVDVAILHGPPGCSFKHARLLEEDGIHVVTTALDESGFVFGGHDALVNILHKVNDMFHPKLIGVVGTCASMIIGEEMREPVMEANLDVPVIEVEVHAGYRNNTKGVLFALESALDAGIIDREEFSRQQHLLEEATNVELRHGAASKEYLAPSRGDVKYKVAQRIIELLKEGKRGITIMNAKKETGYMFADITLAVNEVAEQLGKADNIINMSNTDVGLGLPRVRHHAECIMKDFEEKGLKVHEIVGGLDEYPVAGATIDKLIEEKYSDYDFAVISGVPHAIPMDHLSGMEIISVTNGPRQVLPLKELGHEHVLVEIDLHPKTLGVNHIVESEFGATLREVAKESL
- a CDS encoding UPF0179 family protein gives rise to the protein MEDMDTAITLIGTRLAKEGEEFFFEGEAPECEQCKLKNTCMGLEKGRKYRIVKVRNQTTHECFVHDTGALVVDVIKAPIIAAIDSKKAIKGATIRYQTPNCDGELDSETYDLCHPKGLRNGDKCSINKVMENVDIESEQSGSLKKVELLL
- a CDS encoding DUF2150 family protein, with amino-acid sequence MPESHEKIEHEFYTTDRWNNWLKQVKESGFEFKEEESSEKEGAVFVNMTDDVILACLKVIAKNESNALPAEDAMAILDDIKNIALTEVEPISEDIDLMIESLQTSLMGSFAGFECYISKDFDKETDIGELINAAVESEETEDIDSAIYCVAQVGALVLDGKKLPESSMEELPYGLVAEWLDGIDSIEAAMIGSDSYKEDDGEYDDA
- the cfbA gene encoding sirohydrochlorin nickelochelatase, whose protein sequence is MSEKIGILAIGHGSRLPYNKEVVTEIADTIAKKHPEYIIKTGFMENCGPSVEEGLASFEGTGVTKIAAVPVFLASGVHITEDIPEILKLDPETSEGKFTVDGKEVPVVYGKPLGHHELLAELVFERAAEVL